DNA from Elaeis guineensis isolate ETL-2024a chromosome 2, EG11, whole genome shotgun sequence:
ACATACAACTAAATAAAAATTTGCAGAACTTAGAAATTAAAAAGAacaaacattatattttaacaCTAGCTAGTCATACTAGAGGGAATAGTTTTGAGAAGAGAGTTCGATGACAGATCCACTTCTGAGGGCAGTTGGCAATAACAGTCGGACAACAAAGAGAGTAGAGGGTGGATGCTTGGCTAGGAGAAGAGCTGGCCAATGCCTAGGTGTTGAAGGTGGGGGGGGGGGAAGGAATAGGAATAACACCGATGATGATCCAGTAGCGATATcgagagagaagagaaggaggAGTTTGTCGGCCAAAAAAGGGAGCCTAGCAGTCGAATCAAGCTGGCGATAAGAAAAATGGCACAAAAGGATCAGGAGGCTGCCATTAAAATGTAACAGCATCGAGCCCAAGCTCAGCTGGCCCACCGTCCAGAAGTGCTGACGAAGAGAGAAAATAAGATGATGGGAGAGTGACTCTTCTCTCAGTCAGAAACAAGCCCATCACATGGAAGGGCTagcaaagaggaagaaagagagagtggggggtggggaaagagagagagaactagagagagagggagggagaaagGGAGAGGGAAGATAGAAGAGAGAGGCCTGGTAGCTGGCTATGGAGCAAGAAATCTGTTGGAGTTCTCAGCAATCAAAGAGtatagagggagagggagagagaggaaaagagggggacGGAGAAAGGCGGGTACAGTGAGGAGGAGACAAAGATggggaaagggagagagagaacgagagggggagggaggggagagagaggaaggggagagaGATGGATCCAAAAGGTGGCTGGTCGAGGAGGAAGAAATTCATTGAAGGAGTCCTTAGCACTCAAAGAGTAAAGAgggagagacagagagagggagaggaaaagggagggagagagagatgggaaaagggaggaaagagagagagaatgagagggggagggagggagagagagaaagagagaggaggagagagagagagaggaagggaaaaGAGGGGGGCCGGTGGTCGGTCGACCGATCGTTGGAGGTAGACATCTGCAAAGGAGTCTTGGAGCTTGAAGAGTAAAAGATTTCCTCAGAGCTTCTCTCTCTAGCAAGATGAGGAGAATAAGAACCTACTTTGTTGGCCTATTTTTTAACATCATGTTATTATTATATGCATAATTTTGATCTTATAGTAATCCTTCCTGCATATCCAAACAACCATAAAGCTTGAACTAGAACACATTGCTAATGATATGTATTAATTTTTCTAGTGACATCGAGTTATTGATAATACACACATATATCATAATATCATTCAAGTAAAATAAATagagaaaattaataaaaattatctaattatatttaaacttaaaagtagctaCTTACCTACGTTTCCAGTAAACAATCTTTTCTatttgaaacataacttaaaGGCAACTATCCAAATGAGATGAAATGATCTACTTGCCCTTACAGTTACAAAACAATATTGTACTATAATAAAAGCAACACTACACTACTATAAAACAATACTACACTATAATAAAAGTAATATTatgttattataaaataatattatactatCATAAAGTTATAGTACACTATTATAAAATGATACTGCATTATTGTAAAATAATACCATAATAAAGGAATACTatactatgataatgtaatactatcttattgtaaaggaatacaatactaatataatataataaagtaacATTATACTACTATAAAAGAATACTATATTAAGATAATGTAAcactattttattataaaagaatattatattaatataatataataaaataatactgtaTTATTATATAGAAAAactacactaatataatgtaatactatattattataaaagaatattgtactatgataatataatactataatattttaAAGAATATATGGGAATAAAATTATATAGATAATCTTAGCTAAAAATGAGTAGTTATTTTTAGCTTATGTTTGGAATGAATAGCTACTTTTACATACAACTCATTTGAGGAGCTACTTTTAAGTTGAAAGTAGAGCTACGGATTTATCTCTAGTTCTCTAAAACAAATATTCAGGCATTACTTCATTCCTTTCAGCTAAATTGGTTTACGGCTGGTCAACTTCAAATGTTCAATGAAAGAATCTTTCCCAAATGATCTGCATACATTCTTTCTCAATTTCATCAACATGTATATAAAGAAGtttagtaaaattatattttaacctaAATTCCAAAAATCGGTTCATCAGTAATTGGTAAATCTGAAATCACCAAAGTTCACTCCAGGAAGATGTTTCACTTTCTTGAAGTGGCCCTTCGCTCTTGTACTACGCCAAGAAAAGCCATTATATAATAACACATTGTCCCATGCCATGTTGCATGATTTAATCATAACTTCCCATAAACAGATAAAATTGAATTACTAGGAAACGTAGATCAAAGATTCATCACCTAAAtagaatcaatacctcaaaatcaCTATATTCTGATGGTGATTATGATGCATGATACACCATTTACAGTCTCAATTAATCAGAAAAACAATGATACGATCCCAGAGAAATCCTATATGTTCAGGATGGCAACATAGGATTACTTGTAGTTTAATACCAAAGTACAATGTAAAATTAAGAGAGATTCTGAATGCAGAAAATTACCAAGCCTTCACACAAGAAGAAAAACTAACAGTCAAAATTCAAATCAGTCTTTGAGATTCACAATTTATCATGAAAATTCACAAtaataagaataaaaatcaactgcaTCCTATCAGGACTGGAGCACCCGGAAGTTACTGCAAAAGAATGAAGGAAACACTAAGTCATGCTCGGCACAATAATGTGATGCTCTAtatccttttctttctttgtttttcttgatATGGAACTGCTGCCGCATATGTTATATCGTGTACCTCAAAAACGAATGCAGTTCTTTGTATTAAACCTGGGGCTTCAGATTGAATCTACTGAATTTGCATAGTGGCTTACATTGGCATCATGTAACTATGTGAAATATTATATGAAATTGTCTTAAATTTGAATACCTAATCTGTAATTAGAGCCTAAAAACTTAAAAAGATAAgtgcagatttttgtaccaaatctTGTGGTCCTTATCATCCACATTCTCCATCCGCTAAATCCTTCTGTGAAATTTTAGCGACTTCCAAAGGGTGGTTCCTTGGTTTATGAGCAAAAACTATGACCAAACTAGGTTTCCGAACTCACCAGCCAACCTTGTAGGTTTGGGGAGAGTCTATAGTGCTTAAAGTTTCATGACCAGGAATTTGCAACAAATTCTAACATAACTGGAGTCGATTTATTGAACCCATGCATGACACATCAGTAGAGCCTTCACGAATTATGGTCGCACTTCACAGGCGTCCTTATCTTTGGTGAGAAAAGATGGGGCAATGATGATAATATTTGCTTCCATCTAATCTAATCTTATGTCTCTAGTTTATAGCACTTCTATCAGATGACCTTGCTACCCATATTCTGATGCTTTTACTTAGGAAAATGAACGGCTACGACGAGAAACTCTCCAACGCTCATTTCTTGTATCTTTTCTTGACCAAACATGGCAGCCCTTGAATGCTTGATCTAAGTTCCAAAACAAGGCGCAAACTAATGTCAATTTGAGCTTGTAAAGTTCCAGTAGTATTTTCTAATTGTTAACATCATCCTTCAGTTTCTTTTCCTCCAAAATTTTATCAGCAAAGTGACATTATTGAACTGAAAACCcagaaaatttaaattaaatgatGAGACAGGTCATTTAGAGATTCCAAACCGCCACATCCTAACCCCCTTCCCTCAGCCAGAAGAAGATGGAAGAAACCAAATCATGTCATCTTTGTTCTCTAGAAGGAAATCTAATGATTTTTACTGCATTATTAtcctttaatttctccaaatatatcACGTAATCAAGAGAATGAGAACAACTATAATGTGCTTATAATTGATTCTATCTCATAAATATCAGTCCATTGTGAAACAAATTTTATTTATGTCATCCCTATTAATTAATAGGCATTGAAGCTAGCTCTATGAAAATAGGAAGTGTCTTTTTGGTGGTTTGATTTGTTGGTTTTCAAATTTCTTTTGCTTAATGATATATCAAACTCCTGCCACTAGGACTACTTCAATGAGTCTATAGTTACTAGGCACAAAACCAAGTTGCCAAAAGAATAAAGTAATTCTAATCCTCGAGATGATATACCTGCCAAATAATGCGACAATGAGTTTTCCTCATGGTCAAAATTGTTCATGTCTTGGAAATTGCACATCTTGTTCTCAAACGGCTCTTAGGTAGCAAAAGGAAACATGATTCATCTGGAGATAGTTTTTCATTCGAGGAGATCTTCGAAGATCATAACAGTGATATGAGAATGCAAGCATAAGTCACCAACAATTAGCAGTAATCATCCATGTATTCTCAAAAAAGAATACTCATACATGATGGTGCCACTGCCAATTTGCTCAAGAAAAGAatacaaatataaagaaaattaaagaaaatagaAGGCATCTAGTAACATAGGCCACTTTATGTACTTAAACTGTCCGTGCATGTACACGCATACCAACACAGCAGATTTGTCAACTCATGCGCGTCTATATTTGCAGTTGCCTTCGAATGCAAATAACTaaattttttctaccaaaaatgAAACCCAATTCATCGAATTTTTCTAACTTTTGGAGAAATATGAACTTGCTATAACAACATTCTTGTTTAAGAGAACAATCTAATTAACCTAGTGAGACTTGCTTTGGTATTTCTCGCTCATTATATATCCTTCTTAGGGAAGAAAGGACCGAATACTCTAGTAgtgtataagaaaaaaaaattatgcaaagcTTTTGTTACAACTAAAATTTCGTTGTACTTATCCATGATACCAACGAAACGACTGATTTGGTATTAATGTGCTACTTTTGGTAGTTGGAAAGGCCTTTCTTGGACGTCTACAGGATTGTTTTGGTGTCTTTTCAGAACCTTGGTCAAAAATATTTGATGATAAATGAAATATGTTACTCATAATTCTCTTCTCGTCGTCTTTCATGTGTAGTTTCTTGGATATGGGTTTGCCGGCGTTTGCACCAAGTTCCTAGTGCATAATCCCTACATGTGGTGGCCTGCAACGCTTGTGGACGTGTCTTTCTATAGGTTGCTCTCTTTCTCTGTCCACCTTGTCTTGCTGTTGTGTCCATTGATAGGAaagtgtttctctctctctgtctctctcataTTATGCAAACAAAAAATGATATCTTTCTCTTGATATATACAGAGCAATTCATGAGACAGAGAAAAGACGAAAGGGTCAGCTAACAAGACTCCAATTCTTCCTCATAGTTGCAGTTTCAAGTTTTGCTTACCATATAGTCCCGGTTTATTTCTTTCCTTCTGTCACTGCGTTATCATTCATTTGCTGGATATGGAAGGACTCGGTAACTGCACAACAAATTGGTTCTGGACAAAAAGGGCTTGGGCTTGGATCTTTCGCCCTAGACTGGATGACCACAAGCAGCTTCTTAGGAACTCCACTGGCCACACCAATGTTTGTGATCTGTAACATGTTCATTGGCTTTATCATAATTCTCTATGTTATTACGCCCATATCATATTGGACCAATGTATACAATGCCAAGAGGTTTCCAATTTTCTCCCTAGAGATGTTTGATGCTGATGGACAAAAATACAATATTTCACGCATTATAGATGAGAAGCTACAGTTAGATGAAGCAGCATATAATAACTATTCAAAGCTTTATTTCAGCATCTTCTATCCATATTCTAAAGGGTTCACCTTTGCTTGTTTAACATCAAGTATTGCTCACTTTGCTCTCTTCTACGGGCGGTAAGTCTCACatattcttcttgatttgaatttCTTGTTTATGAATAAGATAATTTTCATCTATTGCATATtagtttttttttaagattttaagacAGTTCACTTTACTCCAGTTTTATTACTCTTTCAATGTAATTGTCCATAGAGCAATTATCATATGAGGTGAGATGTTGTTCATGCTCGATAGTGGCTAAGCTTTATCTCTACCCTTTCTATTATTCTTGGCATGCTGCCTTTTTTACTTTCTTGGTAAAAGGCGTTAGAAAACCATCCAAtttgttgcagccaatcccctcgtggcctggtcgtcgggaacgagcacttgcaagggaagtccacactgactggAGATGCCTTCGGCGAGGACccttcgacggtcaagtcagagaggagactaggcaatagtagaaaagaatcaagggacTCAGCGGTGGAGAGAGGGAGAGCTCGAGAGAGCTTCAGAGAGTTAGAGCGCCTTCCGAGATTTCTCCAGACTTACCCCAAGTTGTTGCCTTacctcgttttatagtagaaggcggtatggtcccgccaccGATGATGTAGACAACTGGGGAGCTGTCAAGTAGCCGggggttgtcaaatcgtcggtgGGCTGTCAAGTCATTggaattaatccatgtccttggtAGGACAGTGCCCCaggtccttggcaggacaacgccCCCCAGCGATCGTgcagcatgtccttggcaggacagcagCCCATGCCGGTCGTACGGCATTTGGAAGGACTGACCGACTATACGTCGGGATTTGGATGTCGGGTGGTGACTTGGGGGCACAGTCGGCCGTCCTGATGGCTTGTAGAAGTCGAACGTCGGCTGCCCTACCCGACAGAAAGTCGGTGGTGTAGGTTCGGCCTTTCGGGTGGTTGGAGGTAGCGTTGGCCTGTTCGGCCGGCACACTCTGAGCTGGATATCGTCGGTAGTCATTGTTGGAGTCGTCCGTCCGTTGGACGGGTAGAGTCGgtcgtcggtcgtcggtcggacCGTCCCGAGGGTGAGTTGGCGTCGGGGGCCAGTCGGTGAGTCGGCATCGGGGGTCAgtcagtatatcccaacagttgccccccccactcctgagtctgatgtcgtgttggcccgTGTTACCACGTGGGCGGCGGCggcggacgaaaggagtggatttTTAGCACGTCATGCCCGATTCTGCCGACCTCACCAACGGACGATTCCGACATCAGGCATCTCattgggaacgcaaaccgccgccAGGTGTTCCCTTGGGAACGTGGGCCGCCGTCAGGCATCCCGTCGGGAACGCGAACCGCCGTCAATTAATCCCGAGATGCAGTTTTTCTTGCCACGTGTCGGGAGGTCATTGGGCCGGAGCCGGTCGCGCGGATGGGGGCGACGTGGCTTGATCTGGGGCAGGAGCGTCGAATCGTCGGACTAAGGGAGGGCCCAGATGCTGCCACATGTCAACTTTCGGGAGACCCTCGTTGGGCGTGCTCTTATCCTGACcgtcgaggggcactatatatatagggtcacttgtatccaaaacttcactttttaCAGTTCTGTTGCTGAGATTCTGGTCGAGTGATCCCCTTTGTCCCAGGTAGTTGTCCCTGCCTTCATTCTTGAAAAGTTTTCTTCGAGACTTTTGTCTCCTTGCATTTTTTGCTTCCTTCACTTCCTTcggattttcttctttcttcttcttcttcatcctccTTCCTTGGTTCTAGCATCATGGCCAGAACCCCTCCTCAaggaagtcagtcggggaacccgactgatgattctcggtcgaccccggaggtggaggtttcttcactttcggggccgaacatcGATCGGCTCAAGGAGCTATAtagtatcccagagcagtttcgactgttcgcccctgggactgagggtcgggttaacaacccttccctgggccaggtggccttttatgtcgaggacctccggaCCGGTCTTCATTTTTCGATTTCGGAGTTTATCCGGAACATCCTGgactattacggactttgtctggTGCAAATGGCACCGAACTCAGTCCGACTGATAGTCAGCTTCGCCTTGTTGTGTTGGCTTTTGCCAACCAATCCCCAAATTTTCCTCTTTCGGacgttcttcatcctccgaccataccctaaagcccgagggtggtggtttttcAATCCTCAGAAGGgtttttccttcatcactggtcttccatcgtccattcatgggtggaagaatcagtttttctttgtttcctcttcatcACCTTGGAGGTTCCCTTCCCGTTGGGGCGACCCTCTGACTCGGCCGAACGAAAATAGCCGAGTGGAGgcagacgaccgggaggacttctacCAACTTAAAGACATGTCGGTACTGAAGCAGAGAGAGCTTGTCACCGAACAAGCTCTTTATGATGCCGGCTTAAGCCTGGTCCCCCACCTAGGTACAGCTCGACCCATCAGTTGTCTTTTAGCTTTTCATTTGTCTCCGAACTTATACTAATTCTTTTGTTGAAATTGTAGGTACGCCATCGAGAATGAGACTGACGGACGTCAAAATCAGGCAACATGCGGTAAGAAAGAGGCCGGCGTCTGGGGCCGGACCTTCACGACCGCCCAAAAGGCCCCAGACGTCACCCCCGACTGTCGCTACGTCGGCGGCCTAGCAGTCAGAGCCGATCATTGCACTGTCGGCACCAGCGGTGCCACCCGAGGGAAGGATGGTGGAGGGTGTAGCCGAGGGAGTGTCGGCAGCTTCACCGGTGGAGGAGGTTCGGGTTGAAGCTCGGGAGCCCGAACGTCCTTCGGCAGCTCTTGTAGCGGCTTCGGGGGGAGCTCAATCAAGTTCGAGCTTTCCCTCCTTCCCCGATCTTCGGGCCTGGGCGGCTggtcgagggaaggccccgatgacaCCGACGGATGACACGAGGTCGGGGGACCGCACCACGTCGTCCGACATCTGGGTCCTCaagggagcgtcggccctggccaaccacaacTTGGCTAGGAGACTGTGTCAGGCGATCCTCCTCCCAGCCAATCGGGAGCCTCTGAAGACTCGGTCGGTGATCGAGATGCTGTCTTCCTTTTACCCGACTATGATCGAGGTAAGTTCTGCCTTGTCTTCCTTCTTCATCGTTGTTCTTATTATTTTATCCTTCTG
Protein-coding regions in this window:
- the LOC105055460 gene encoding oligopeptide transporter 5-like; its protein translation is MAEKEEGVINDSPIEEVRLTVPPTDDNTLPVLTFRTWVLGIPGCIILSMLNQYFYYRQALVYIPSQCVTIILYFIAKLMAKRLPRKQVRIPGTLWSFSLNPGPFNMKEHCLLSFLANAGSIFPYAFELVAVVKAFYHRNVRPLPAFLVVIATQFLGYGFAGVCTKFLVHNPYMWWPATLVDVSFYRAIHETEKRRKGQLTRLQFFLIVAVSSFAYHIVPVYFFPSVTALSFICWIWKDSVTAQQIGSGQKGLGLGSFALDWMTTSSFLGTPLATPMFVICNMFIGFIIILYVITPISYWTNVYNAKRFPIFSLEMFDADGQKYNISRIIDEKLQLDEAAYNNYSKLYFSIFYPYSKGFTFACLTSSIAHFALFYGR